From the Streptococcus sanguinis genome, the window CGCCAACAATTTTTTTGAATTCTGTATTATTCATTAAAAATTAGAAGCCCAGATATTCTTTCACACATTTTTTACAAAGAAACTTGAAGTGAGGGTACAACTCAAAATAGTTTACTAGTCCATCATCAAAGGCAGGCTGAATCAACATTTTGATATTATTATTAATTGAAGCCACCAAACATTCTGAAGTTATCTTCTCTAGATTATAGTTATCTCGATCCTGATAAACAAATCTACCACCAAAGTCTTCCAAACCTTTTTTATATAGAGGTAATTTCCCATCATAAATGCCTTTAATCAAAAAGCCGTAATTGATATAAAAAGAGTTCTCAAAGTTAGACTTTTGAAAGCCAACAAATACCTTTAAATCAGTATTTTCAAATGTATAATATTTATTTTCATAAGCAAAACCTTGTGATTTCAAAGTTTCGCCAACAATTTTTTTGAATTCTGTATTATTCATTAAAAATTAGAAGCCCAGATATTCTTTCACACGTTTTTTACAAAGAAACTTGAAGTGAGG encodes:
- a CDS encoding DUF4304 domain-containing protein — protein: MNNTEFKKIVGETLKSQGFAYENKYYTFENTDLKVFVGFQKSNFENSFYINYGFLIKGIYDGKLPLYKKGLEDFGGRFVYQDRDNYNLEKITSECLVASINNNIKMLIQPAFDDGLVNYFELYPHFKFLCKKCVKEYLGF